One segment of Hippopotamus amphibius kiboko isolate mHipAmp2 chromosome 4, mHipAmp2.hap2, whole genome shotgun sequence DNA contains the following:
- the TEX47 gene encoding testis-expressed protein 47: protein MSSAHARKTNKKNLPLESLLMPQVPRSNYLHFQEEKQRLQLKKFLLHRMFLVARITANIERKDIAEYYEQLFQSILKCHLGEAVTGLLLFYPTSILHILESSNGTLYQILLDYLNHEKDETGFFIQKMKIIVTSHNIPTRLFMQWHVSVVKAPVMYLDDVTQSQSLQEVMTEFLIQTHKLALYLFKTVKVSTKGPGDNLHQAAPELLLPEQIIKYLCNSAELMDPETFINMYNKPIHVTLDSEVVWPAPSHF from the coding sequence ATGTCCTCAGCCCATGCCCGAAAGACCAACAAAAAGAATCTTCCACTGGAATCTCTTCTAATGCCACAAGTTCCACGTAGTAATTACTTgcattttcaggaagaaaagcaaagactACAACTAAAGAAATTTCTTCTTCATAGGATGTTCCTAGTGGCCAGGATAACAGCAAAcatagaaagaaaagatattgctGAATACTACGAACAGTTGTTTCAATCAATTTTGAAATGTCACCTGGGAGAAGCAGTGACAGGATTATTGCTCTTCTATCCTACCTCCATACTGCACATCCTGGAGTCCTCCAATGGTActctttaccaaattcttttaGATTATCTAAACCATGAAAAGGATGAAACAGGATTTTTtatccaaaaaatgaaaattatagtcaCGTCCCACAATATTCCAACAAGGCTCTTTATGCAATGGCATGTTTCAGTAGTAAAAGCGCCAGTCATGTATCTCGATGATGTGACACAGTCACAGTCCCTACAAGAGGTCATGACAGAATTTCTCATCCAAACCCATAAACTAGCACTCTACCTTTTTAAGACTGTGAAAGTGAGCACTAAAGGACCAGGAGATAATTTGCACCAAGCTGCACCTGAATTACTCCTCCCAGAACAAATAATAAAGTACTTATGCAATTCTGCAGAATTAATGGACCCAGAAACTTTCATAAACATGTATAATAAACCCATACATGTCACCTTGGATTCTGAGGTGGTATGGCCCGCTCCTTCCCATTTCTAG